From the genome of Nicotiana tabacum cultivar K326 chromosome 17, ASM71507v2, whole genome shotgun sequence:
TAAATACCATAGTGCAACCCTgaaacaaacctctgcactctctctgcatcggtaggaagtatgataagtgcatggcgagacaactcagagaatctcgcctcatagtcggtcaccgacATCTGGCCTTGCTGAAGCTGCTCGAACTAAAACCGCAACTTTTCCCTTTGAGAGGATGGAATATATCTGTCCAAGAAGAGGCATGTGAACttatcccaagtcatgggaggagaacccgctGGTCTTCCAAGAAGATAGgactaccaccatctacgggccatGCCCTCCAgttgaaaggtggtaaagtccaccccgtgggactccaatatcctcatgttgtgcagtctatccctgcaccgatcaataaaaTCCGGGGGGTCCTCATGctgctcacccccaaagacaggaggatgtagcctagtccatctgtccaatagcttctgcagATCACCGGTCatagctggtctgggctcaggtatagtTGTTGCAACTGTCTGagctccgcccacgggtagtgcacccggggtctgatatacggaAGCTGCATGCCCTGGaacctgagcggtaggggtctgtgccccctcccacctgagatgtggttgggtctgctggaaataaaccagcttgagtcatagaatccatgaaccgcagcatacgacccatggcGTCCTGGAATCCCAGTGCGAACATGAAATCCACTAGGgttgtgtcatgacccaaaatcccaacttgtcgtgatggcgcctatctcgatactaggcaagctgataatctcgataaaccacaatttctcttaagtttgaaaatacaataattcaacacaatacaaaatctcacaaatactgacatgaacactccccaaaacctggtgtcaccgaatacatgagcatctaatatgagtacaaatctggaaaatacggtctataatagtttgAGTCCAGACACAATGAACAAGGAGaaagagaaggagagacaaggtctgcggaacacaacagctacctcaaaatctcctgaaaatcaaccgcgcgaaaAGGATCAACACtcctatgtccgggaacacctgtatctgcacacgaagtgcagggtgtagtatgagtacaaccaactcagcaagtaacaagaataaataaggaactgaagatagtaacgagctacacagttatggttcatttccagtaatttcagcaaagaatagacatgctatcaaatctggcagtttaatgtcaaatgaatttttatacagttcctgttcatgtaatccgtatatcaacaatctttcaaagatttcacaacaatgacatatagcaactaagtgcaacaacaaatggaaatcaagtaccacctcttaggacaacaatcactctctgggctcccagccctcatcactccctgggctcccagccctcatcaatcactctcaatgggtacccgcgctcactgggggtgtacagactcatgaggggctcctacagcccaagcgctataagcacggacaactcacgtgctgcacggacaactcacgtgccataatataaatatttggttctgcacggccaactcacgtgcaataataagccaataaggcctgctgcagacgggcagccccgatccataaaatatcctcacaatcaggccctcggcctccctcagtcataaatctctccagtctctcgggctctcaataatcatgaaatcagcccaaacaccaatgatatgatgtatcaataataataacatagactgagataaaatgtgcaagtaaaaactgagactgagtaaatATAACATTTaacaggcaattcaacaagtacacgacctctgtgggtcccaacagtactatcacatagcctaagcatgatttctaacatgatttatagtaagattttatcaacacatagagggcATATAGCTAAcgacaaattattcaactttacagtttcccgggacggaccaagtcacaatcccctcggtgcacgcccacacgctcatcacctagcatgtgtgtcacctccaaaataatcacatgataccaaaatctagggtttaataccctcagaaccagatttaaaactgttacttacttcaaaccgtgtaattctttattctgatatgcccttgccacgagaattggtctccaaaagcctcgtatctcttgggtgaagatcttgtgatatttccttgttggatttcaaagcttgaacaagatcttgatgaacaaagcacttgagcttcttcctctctctagaacactctctcttctctctaaaaatgtcagatttttgctccaaaatgagtcccaaagcctatttatcaaaatggggtcgggttatgaaaatagaaatattaaccctccgaaagcaggtctgcggtcgcataatggaccgcagaataggtatgcgggtcacaaaatgcaccgcaaaatcgatgcccagaaatgggcttcactggacaggtttgcgaccattttgcggtcttataactacttctgcgatcgcataatggttctgcgatcacagaatcgcatttttccagatattggtaatttagtcataacttcttataggaatgtccaaatgacgaacggtttgaagcgttagaaactagactcgaagatctttcatttgataggtagatcatcaTATCATCACAtaactccatatatatatatgtagatattctcGTTCAAAGTTagatcttgtgcgaactcacttgaaactttagtcttatgaaattttcaacttctacattcgatgccgaaacctattgaatcaagtctgattgacctcaaattttgcacacaagttataaatgacataacagacctattacaATTTACGTaattgaattccgaccccgatatcaaaaagtcaacccccggtcaaacttttcaaaaaatcaactttaggcatttcaagccaaattccactacgtacctccaaataatttttcggacatgctcctaagtccaaaatcaccatactgagcttttgaaattttcaaaactccattccgaggtcgtttacacataagtcgatatcctgttaactatttcaacttaagcttccaacatgaaattcattcttccaagctaactccgaagtACCTTAAAATCAAAATCGATAATTTACATAAGTCagaatacctcgtaggaagttattcaatactttaaatagttgaaaggagcgtaaatgcttcaaaagaccggtcgggtcgttataggtTGGCTCTGTTGCAGGCACCTCGCACTACTCCTCAAaaataggatcctctactggatccactggtggcatgattggaacaactctaggatgccctcgtccTCTACCACGAGCTAGAGCCCTCCCTCAGCCTATGGCTCGTCCTCTAGCGACAGGGGGAGCAGCTTCTCCATGATCGGGTACATCTGAcgcgcgcgttctcaccatctgtaagagaataagagaaagatacttagcacaacattaATTGCAtaataggagatgaagaaagagtagtttactaacaccctatagcccatcgaagataagtacggacgtctacGCACCgacccgcaagactctattaggcctgctcataacttgtgagatcTAAGTGAacatagtgctctgataccatattgtcacgacccaatttctcctataggccatgatggcatCCAACGTCGCCATTAGGCAATCCATCGGTGAACTAACCATGtggtttctcttttttttaaataagttttcaagtaattaaattctatttattaagAAATAAAGGGGTAGAAAATTTAGTAAATAAACAAGGGCAATTGAGTGGCGATCATAATGACATAAATACTCCAAAACAAtgaattctactagtgtgtgtgccaagacctggtgtcacaagcatatgagcaactagtagaatatacaaaactctaactactatctgaaataaagtagacagaaaaatagatacaaaagagagactctaggtgtTGCAGAAaggctcaggaagcagctcaccactaggccttagggtaacgggggtgcgcgccggtaggaccgccagatgcacctgcctcagatcctgcatggTTAGTGTAAAAGTGTAGCGTgaatacataaataacatgtacccagtaagtatctagtctaacctcgaagaagtagtgacgagggatcgacatcgacacttactacggGGCTAACAATAAAAATGGTAAATCCCAAGCCGTACGGCCCAAGCCGGAAATAAATAACAAGCAGGCCATAACAAGCaggaaaataaataattctttcacaaatgGTAAATCCCAAGCCAGTTTCTGTCATATATAATTTTTAACCTCTCaggccataaaataatatcaaatataattaCACTCCgggtattatcacgcacgattatgccgaggtcatacggcccgatcctgAATAATATGTACATTGTCGAGGGTCAAGCggcacgaatcatagatgcatctattctactgtcgaggcgttcggcccgctctacaagaaaAGAGGATACTTAatgaacatccgatttaaaagtgattacaaggctaatacacgaagaagcacaatttctattaatagtcaagtaacccgccaaagctcaagtaagtgaaattcggtcctttacaattcctctatcaagttccaatataatttaggcactttaattaacaagtaaggTACAAATATTACAAATATTTCATAATTTGGGTCCTacactacccggacatagcataattagtagctacgtacggactctcgtcacctcatgcgtacgtagcccccacagttagaagaaaatagtaatttaaattacctatggggtaaatttcctcttacaaggttaggcaagagacttacctcgtctaaaagctcactttccggccaCAAATTCACTCTAAGAACCCAACTTGGTGCGGAACAAATCCGAAGATAGCcaaatattataataattaatcaATATGTGCTCAAAAGCTAATAATtcaactattagagtaattaccctacccaaattggaagatttctaaaattcaccatcgggcccacgtgcccgaattccaaaattttttgaagataattgttacccataacctcacgaactcaaatatataatcttcactcaattccataatcatttacgtggttaaatctcatttttatcaaaacctaggtctttcatctaaacccaaaattttcataattttacatgataaaatctacccataatctatgtatagaaattacttaccttcaatagctaggtgaaaatcTCTCTTCAAAGAGCTCAATATTCGACCAACAAGTGagagaaatgaagaaatgagcctAAATCACTACTTAAATGCAACCCTTCTGCCCAgcggtattttcgcacctgcgggaggacctccgcttctgcgggaccgcttctgcggtcaacaAATTGCTTCTGCAGAATATGCTCGACCACTGACCCATCGCATATGCGGTCTAGTCCTGCATTTGCGAGCCTGCTTCTGCGGCTCGTCCCGCGCATTTGCGACCATGGCCAGGCTGCCCTATTCGCATCTGCGGACCCCTCCACCGCGGAAGCGAGTTCGCTTCTGCAAAAAATGCTTCGCTTCTGCAGAACTCGCTGACCTCTcctctttccgcttctgcgagcaagGCGGCGCATCTGCGGTGCCGCTTCTACGGCCATTCCACCGTAGGTGCAAATGCACCAGATGACAGGCACCAATAGCTCCTCTCCAAAGAGCAAACAACCCACGTCGACCCTCTGAATCCTATACGATGGCCCCGAggcctcgaccaaatataccaacaagttcgtacacataaaacggactcgctcgcacTCTTGGAATGcgaaaaacaacatcaaaactaagaatctcaACCTAAAACCAAATAGATTCAACTTATGAAtttcaaattcttccaacttactctgaGCGCGccaaatcatacttaaactacttggaatgacaccaaattttgcgtgcaagtcttaaatcaccataggGAACTATTCCCGGGTTCAAAATCTCAAAtgaacctcgataacaccaaaacctactccaaaccaaattttaagaacttttaaactttcaataagccaactttcactttaggcgccgaaacgctcccgggtcacccaaaacccgatccgaacgcacgctcaagtccaaaattatcatacgaacctattgggaccgtcaaatcccgattttgaggtcTTTTACTAGAAATGTtaaagtgttccgatttcaaacccgaacccttccaaacctgaactaatcatccccgcaagtcataaaagaGTAAAAGCACAgacgaggagtcttatttaggggaacggggatttagaaagtaaaacgatcggtcgggtcattatatatatatatatatatatatatatatatatatatatatatatatatatatatactccatcTGACTccatccgttttaatttatgtgaactcatttgactgggcacgaaatttaagaaaagagtgaagacttttgaacttgtggtataaaatgaggcgcatatatatatatatatatcgcttcTTGACTAATAAATTCATCTTTGACACGTTACCTTATATTCTTTGGgattaataatttaattattttaatatatagaTAACACCTACATCATAGCCACTAACTAGTAAAGAAAGAGTTATAATAATCAGCTAGTCAACTCTTTTCGAAAATAATTACTAGCTACTAATTTATGGACCTATCTTTTTTAGTTGTTTTTTTCCCCTTAGTTATTAtgttaaataaaagaaaagtctGTCATTAACTTAGACAAAACTAAGAGCTAAatgaagtgtatatatatatatgaagaatAAGCATAACGAATTTGATCAAACATTGATAGCCATTTCGATCTTTCCTGTTTATTAGAGAAATTCACATATATGGAAAAAGGCCAAAGGCGTGTAATCAAGTCGCATTTCGTGTTTGTCCACGGTTTAGGACACGGAGCATGGTGTTGGTACAAGGTAATAACAACGTTGATATCCTTAGGTTACAAGGCCACTGCTCTTGACTTGGCTGCCTCCGGCGTCCACTATAAGGAATCGGAAGAAGTCAAGTCTCTCTCCGACTATGTTGAGCCGTTGATGCACGTCGTCGAGCTTCTTCCGCCGGACGATCGGCTGATTCTAGTCGGCCATGGCATGGGTGGACTTGCCATTTCCCTTGCCATGGATAAGTTCCCAAAGAAAATTGCTGCTGCTGCTTTTGTTGCTGCTTACATGCCTGGCCCTGATTTCCCTTTCTCACATATCATTCAACAGGTATATATATTATCTCTTTCTTACTTTATTTTGCTCGATAAATTTAGTAGAACGTTTTTTATATAAGGTTGTTCTAGGTAAACTGTTGCTTGATTATCTATGTCATTTGCATTAAACTTTGTTTTAGTTCTTAACAAGTGTTTCAACAATCCCATATTGACTCATGCCTAGCTCGAAGAGACCTTGGAACAAGATTGTCTTCGACTTCGGATCTGGAACTAATCTATGTAGATTGGAATTTTAACTCCCATTTTACTCTGAGCGAGAAATTTTATTCTCGTCTTGGGACTATTTGGTGATCGTTGTTTCACTGTCTAACTAAGCCTATACTCCTATATGGATTACGGCTGTAATAATTCGAAGCTATATAAACGTTAGCTGAATTCATTTAAGATAAGTCatatcaaatatttaacaaacagtCTTACCATTATTATGTACTTTTTCAGGATAAGCTATAGTACTAGGTAGTTATTAAATATTGTAACACTGAATACGTTTTGCGTTAAAACTGTAGTATAATTTAATACATAGTCATAAACTAAGCCAGACACAAAGTAGTTCAAGATGGTAAACGTTTATTGAGAATTAATTAAAATTTGGAAAAAGAATTATTTTCTTCTGATTTTGTTTTTCCtaattgttttccttttattgCTCAATCTGCAGTCAAATCAAGGGTTGGATTTTCTCAAGGACAACAAATACAAATTTGATAATGGTACTGAT
Proteins encoded in this window:
- the LOC107766067 gene encoding methyl jasmonate esterase 1-like isoform X1, whose protein sequence is MEKGQRRVIKSHFVFVHGLGHGAWCWYKVITTLISLGYKATALDLAASGVHYKESEEVKSLSDYVEPLMHVVELLPPDDRLILVGHGMGGLAISLAMDKFPKKIAAAAFVAAYMPGPDFPFSHIIQQSNQGLDFLKDNKYKFDNGTDKPPTAVYFGSNFLSSKMYQYSRAEDMILASLLMRHTPMFHDPEVLKEAELTKEKYGSIPRVYIMCSQDLSMKADVQRWMIEKNPPQDVKVILGSDHMVMFSKTQEFCSRLMEIAEKYH